ctacctctgcctcctgaatgctaggattaagggtgtgtgcctgCAAGCCTGGCTTTCTTTGACATATTTTTTACATAAATAGGGGTTACTAGGTTGCTGGGTTTCAGGTTTTTTCCTGTCTTAACAAAGGCTATTTTGTGTGCACGTGGACACACATGAGTTCAGGGGATCCTAACTCAGGTACTGATGCCATGCACTGCAAGCAATTTCTGGATTGAGCCAACTTCAGCGTGTTTATAAAGCATTTTACAAAGTGAATCAATAGCTGTGACCCAGGATCTTCCCAGTGTTAACTGCAACGGGTTTTACTGgcctgagtttctgtttggaaccTGTACCCTTCTCAGCCTGTGAGTAAGGGTGGAGTGTTTGGAAAGGATATTCCCTGGTTTGTGTCATAACTTGATAGTTagctttagttgtttttttttttaattttttttaaccaagaaagTGCTTAGTCAAAAACTTATGTTTtaccctgggtgtggtggtacacgcctttaatccaggcacttgggaggtagacataggattgcagtgagttggaggccagcctaagaaagTTGTGTTTTAAAGGCGTATCAGTTTAGCCAGTTTTGTTTGGTATTGTCAGAGCAGACAAGGAAATGATAGAAACATGTTAGCTGGGGCTGTTCTGTTTCTCGAGTTGGAAAACAGGATCTGGAAAGTGAAGTTGCATTATCTTAAAATGaagacttgggaaaaaaaaaaaagtgtggggcagaggatatggctcagtgattagaggTGCTTGGATATAAAGCCTGTccgcctgggttcagtttcccagtacccatgtaaagccagatgcacaaagattgTGGTAAGAGGCTCTAGGgtggccattttctgtctgtgaaaataagtaaatgaaaatacctttaaaaaaatgtgtggggCCTAATGTCTGAAATCCAGCATTTAGGAGTCCGGTGCAGGAGGGTTagcaattcaaggccagcatcgACTACCTAATGACTACGTGAAACcttgtctggacttcatttgcagtggctggagtccctggcatgcccattctctgcctctccctctttctcaaataaataatttaaaaaaacaaaataaaaacaaagttatcCAGAGAACAGCTGAAGCATTCATTGGCAGTTGAACCTCCTAATTCTGTGTCTTCAGTGGCTTAGTGAACTGTAACCGAACAGTTACAGCTCCCCATGTGCGGCTTCTGCCACAGCCACAGTGGTTTGGAAGTTGTCATGAGATGGCGAACAAACAGCAAGACGAATCACTTATTGAAAAATGCGATTATAATTTGGCAAATAGACGTGTGTCATGAAATTTTTTCGTGTGAAATCTATAAATTGGGAGATGTCAGTAAAGTCACCCTTTCTGGAAGCTAGAAGCCTCGGATTCTACTAAAGACGTCAGTTTTCTAACTGAAAGGATAGTTGATGGCAGTCTTCCCCGTGTGGAATGGGAGGTTTGAAGTCATTCCTTCCCTGCTTCAAACCAACTCCAGCATATGCTTTGGTTTCCTGGGAGACTGGCtcacattctcccccccccccaccccccccccccagttgccTTTAGCTGATCAACACCCTCACTGCACATTACCTGGGCCTCTCACCCCCGTGTCTTGCCTTCAAGGAGCTGGAGCTCTTGAACACCGCAATTAAGGTGTGTGTGGTCCTCCGCCTCCCTCCTCCACTGGGGAGGATGTGCACCGCCCCACACGTTCAAAGAGCCCGGCTCCCCGCGGGAAGGCGCTGTCCTTAGGAACACGGGCTGCAAGTTCCAGGCAGCTGGTGGGGTGCCGGCAGGGTCCCGGGGCCACGCCGCGCAGCACCCAGAGGCCGGGCACCCCGGGGCGCCGCTCTATGCAAATCAGCTCGGCCGGGCCCCGCCTCCCGGAAGCGGCGGATTGCGGCGTCCCCACGGCCCTGGGCGGGAAACGGGAGACCCTCTCCTCGGTCCCGGGCGGATGGCGCGGCGGGCGCGCCCCGTGCGCGTCCTGGTGGACATGGACGGCGTGCTGGCCGACTTCGAGTCCGGCCTCCTGCAGGGCTTCCGCCGCCGCTTCCCCGGCGACCCGCACGTGCCGCTGGAGCAGCGCCGCGGCTTCCTGGCCCGAGAGCAGTACCGAGCCCTGCGGCCCGACCTGGCGGTAGGACCCGGGCGGGGGGACCTGGGCTCGGGTTCCTGGGGCAGAACCATCTAAGCTCCATCCCGTggactctctcttttcttgtgtttgattcttttttctaatttttttttaaaaaatttaattttattttggagagaaaggcagagatagagagaatgggcacgccagggcctccagccactgaaaacgaactccagacgcgtgcgcccccttgcgcatttggctaacatgggtccccggggaatcgaaccttgaaccggggtccttaggcttcacaggcaagcagttaaccgctaagccatctctccagccctgtttgattcttttaaaaaatacttatttggcagacagagagagagaatggacgcctgCGCCCCcgactaacttgggtcctggggaatcgaacctgggtcctttggctttgcaggcaaacgccttaatcgcgaagccatccctccagccccattgtttgATTCTTGGAAGCAGGATcgcactttagcccaggctgacctgggatttactctgtagtcacagggtggcctcgaactcacagcgatccttctacgtctgcctcttgagtgctgggattaaaggcgtgcagctctttttttttttttttttttccccatttttgagCCGCTTCTGAATCCACAGTTCACCCGGGGTCCAGAAAGTCTAAGATCACCCATCACCTCCCAgtccttttttccccaaagctccGACCTGGGCAGTTTATTGTTGAGTCGTTTGGGGCTCCATCTGCCGGAGGCGGAAGCCAGATCTCTGTGCCTTTCTTGCAGGATAAAGTGGCCAGTGTGTACGAAGCTCCAGGCTTTTTCCTGGACTTGGAGCCCATCCCCGGGGCCTTGGAAGCATTGCGGGAAATGAACGCCATGGACGAGTAAGGAGGGTGGAGCCGCAGGGGCGCGGGCGGCCGCAGGGCGGCCAGCTCCCCGGCTCTGACTGTCCTCTTTCTAAACCGCAGCACGGAGGTCTTCATCTGCACCAGCCCTCTGCTCAAGTACCACCACTGTGTGAGTGAGAAGGTGCGGCGGGCGCCTGAGCCAACTTTGCTTTCCAAATCCGATAATTACACacgtatattatgtatatgtataatcaCACAGGCAGAAACAcagaaagtgggggctggaggaacAGTGAACAAGCTGAGTTCACGGCCTGGTTCTCACACCCACGTCGTACAGACACCGTGAATTCTGGGTCTGTTTGGCCTCACTGACAGAACTGCCTGTGTCCTAACAGTACCGCTGGGTGGAGCGGAACCTGGGGCCTCAGTTTGTGGAGCGCATTATCCTGACAAGGGACAAGACAGTGGTCTCAGGGGACCTGCTCATTGATGACAAGGACACAATTCAAGGTAGGATCTGTTATCCTTGGCAACTGCCAGGCATCTGGCCTGCGGGGATTGGAAGTAAAAATAACcagaagcttggtgtggtggtgcacgcctttaatcacagcactccggaggcagaggtaggatggctgtgagttcaagaccactctgagactacagtgaattccaggtcagcctgggctacagcaagaaccaaccttgaaaaacaaggcagaacaaacaaacaaaacccgattagtgctggggagatggcttaagtgcTTTCTAGCAAAGTCTAagtatctgggtttgattccccagtacccatgtaaagccacagggtggtgcatgcatctggagttcatttgcccactgtttgcctgtctctctctgcatgtaaaaagataaaaacatcaaaaaaaaaaagggggggggtggttgGGGTGGcacaacttctgccattatggaacttcctctggatctggaagcttcaaaaaaatattcctttctgcattaaaaaaaaaaaaagaaagaaagatagaaagaaagaaaaagccaggaatggtggtccaggtctttaatcctagtatttgggaggcacaggtaggaagattactgtgagttcaagaccactctgaggctacataatgaattccaggcctatagagagatgctaccttgaaaaacaaaacaaaccaaaa
This is a stretch of genomic DNA from Jaculus jaculus isolate mJacJac1 chromosome 9, mJacJac1.mat.Y.cur, whole genome shotgun sequence. It encodes these proteins:
- the Nt5c gene encoding 5'(3')-deoxyribonucleotidase, cytosolic type isoform X2, which gives rise to MARRARPVRVLVDMDGVLADFESGLLQGFRRRFPGDPHVPLEQRRGFLAREQYRALRPDLADKVASVYEAPGFFLDLEPIPGALEALREMNAMDDTEVFICTSPLLKYHHCYRWVERNLGPQFVERIILTRDKTVVSGDLLIDDKDTIQGLEETPTWEHILFTCCHNQHLALPPTRRRLLSWSDNWREIIDSKRTTVQQE
- the Nt5c gene encoding 5'(3')-deoxyribonucleotidase, cytosolic type isoform X1, whose translation is MARRARPVRVLVDMDGVLADFESGLLQGFRRRFPGDPHVPLEQRRGFLAREQYRALRPDLADKVASVYEAPGFFLDLEPIPGALEALREMNAMDDTEVFICTSPLLKYHHCVSEKYRWVERNLGPQFVERIILTRDKTVVSGDLLIDDKDTIQGLEETPTWEHILFTCCHNQHLALPPTRRRLLSWSDNWREIIDSKRTTVQQE